Part of the Aquarana catesbeiana isolate 2022-GZ linkage group LG06, ASM4218655v1, whole genome shotgun sequence genome is shown below.
atatgctcTGTGGAACCACCAACGTTCTGTCAGTGCATCTATCCCGTAGGCTTGTGGATCCCGAAACCTTGTGTAATATCTCGCTAGCTTTTTGTTGTACGGGGAAGCGAAGAGGTCGACCTCTGGAGAGATCCCTAGTGTTAGGATCCATTTGAACACatcctcgtggagagaccactTGTTGTTGTCCAGGTGGACTCGTGAAAGAAAATCCGCTTGGACATTGAGAATCCCTGGAACATAAGTTGCCGTTAGGTTGATCAGATTCTTCTGGGCCCAGACCATAATTGGTTCCACCTCCTGTAGAAGAGACAGGCTTTTGGTACCCCCTTGTTTCCTTACATAGGCTACTGCCGTCGTATTGTCCAGCCTGAGTAACACAGATGTCCCTGCTATCAGATGACGAAATGCCAGCAGTGCCTGGAAGGCTGCACGTAACTCTAGAATATTCGACACCAATCTCCGCGCTGGGAAATCCCAGGAGCCTTGAGCCACTTCCgctaggcaatgagcaccccagcctctCTCGCTGGCATCTGACGTCACAGTGATCCAagtgatgggaaggatggaatgACACCTGCGTAGATTTTCCTTTTGAAGCCACCAGAGGAGGGAACCTCTCATGGTCTGAGAGATGCAAATGCGCTGACTCTTGTCTCCCGACCACTGAAGAAGAAATCCCTTCTGAAAAGGACGCATCCTCCACTGAGCCCATTTTACCATAGGTATTGTGGACACCATGGTGCCTATGACCCTCAGACACTGGAGGGCCCGgagatgagaagaggagagagccaggcgAATCCTGTCCCGAACTATCGTGATCTTCTCCTCGGGTAAGGAAATTGTGCCTCTCGCTGTATTGAATAGGGCCCCGAGGAATACGAGAGACTGAGAAGGCTCCAGTTGGCTCTTCTCCCGGTTCAGGAGCCATCCAAATTCTTGGAGAGTTGAGATGACCATATCTCTGTGTTTCAGGAGGCAATCTCTGTCTTGGGCCAGTAGGAGGAGATCGTCCAGATAGTGATAAAGACGGATCCCTCTGGTTCTCAGTAAGGCCACAATGGCCAACAGGACCTTCGAGAAGACTCTTGGAGAGGTGGACagaccgaagggaaggcatgtgaaTTGTAAGTGTAGTTGGCCTATGGAAAAACGGAGAAAGCGTTGAAAATCTGCTGCCGCTGGaacgtggaaataagcgtccttgaggtctatagaaatgagccagtctcctggttggactgactgtcgaattgtggacagggtttccattttgaacctctcctttttgatgaagcTGTTTAGGTGCGTCAAATCTATAACAGGTCGCCATGCACCATTCTTTTTCTGGACCATGAAAAGAGGAGAATACATCCCCATGCCACGTTGGTCGTCTGGGACAGAAATGGCCGCgccttgatctaacaaagatctcacGTAAGCTACAAgaattcttcttttttcttctgtggctggaagagatgtggggatgcacctgagcctgggagcactgctgaaaacccaggtgtggcctgaggaaaTCGTTCTTACGGTCCAAGAGTCCTGGatcgaggccgcccaaacatgccggaagCGAAGGAGGCGAGCCCCCACTTGGCCTGCCTGGGCGGGCcccatctcaaaaagacttggtcggTTCCTTCTCACCCGACACACTACTCTTAGCAGACTTCTTAAAAGATGATTGTCTGGCCTTCCAAGATCTGGAGAACTCACGGCCCGGCCTGTATCCACGTGCTTCCCTGGCACAATCCTGATTCTGTTTCCTTGGAAACGGTCTTCTCTGGCCTTGTAATCGCCTgtcctgagggaggaaccccgacttaccCCCGGTGGCACGGGTTATGGCGCTGTCTAATTTATTTCCGAAAAGAGAGGATCCATCGAAGGGAATACGGCACCAAACCTGCTTTGATGCTGGATCTGCCAGCCAAGGGCGAAGCCAAAGGACACGCTTGGCGGTAACTGCAGACAACATAACTCTAGCCACCAAACGGATAATGTCGATTgaggcctcccccagaaaggctgaGGCTAATCTTAATTCCTGGACGGGCGAACTCCTGGCCACTTCCTCCGAGACACCTCTAAGTGTCTCGTCCACACTGTCTGACCATGTctccatagccttggacatggcggccagagccaaggctggtttacaagccataccaGCTGTGAGATAGACTCGCTTCAAATCCGAGTCTATCCGTCTGTCCAAGGCGTCTCTGAACGAGACCGTGTCTTCCAGAGGGAGAGTCACATGCCTGACCAGTCTCATCACAGCTGCATCTACTAGAGGAGCCGACTCCAAATgcttaacctcttcttccttgaagggATAAAGCCTCTGTATTTTAGAGAGAAGGGAGTTCTTCTTCTCTACCTTTCCCCACTCATCCGTGATAACTTCCCCTAATTCAGCGAAAAAGAGGAAGCTGACACGTTCCTTCTTCAGCTGCTTGAAGAACTTCCTCTGTTTTGCAGGGGCCGTCACTGGCTCTTCCCAGTTTAAAGTTTCCTTTATGGCTTTAATCAACGGAGGAAGTAAGTCAAACTAAATCCAGTATAAGGGTCTTCTCCCTCAGAATCACTATCTGAGGAGACAGCAGACAGATGACTGGGTAAAGAGGACTCACAAGTGTCCTGAGCCTGGGTATCCCTCATTGGTGGGTCTGGAGGCTCTGCAGGAGAAACATGGGAATGGCTAGACCCCAATTCCTTTAGATTCTCTTTCACGATCTTCTCCACTAGAGACCTGAGTTGCTGATCCGATCCACCTCTTTCACCTGTTGCTTTTGTATAGCAGGTATCACAGAGGGATTTGCCTATAGGAACTTTTGCCCTACACCCCCAGCAGGATCCTTCGGCTGCATGACTGGAGTGAGACTTGGAAGGGCGAGATGGTTCCCGGCTACGGTGTCTCAATTTTGAGGAGGAACCGTGATGTCCAGATTTGGAAGAGGAATGCCGGTGCTGTGATCTAGATGAACCACTTCTGTGCGAGCTAGGTTGCTGagtagacctagaagggctgacaaGAAAAACAAAGCCTTCTGTGTTAATGGAGACAAACAGATCACTGATGCTCCATAACCCCCCCCTGCAACACCCAGGAAGGAACCCCCTACCAAGTACCtgttgcgagagggctggccagaggcaggcggTGAAGCGTTCGTGCTCCCGGAGGGATCCATCAGGGCTGAAAATACAAGCAACCAGTTAGGAACTAGAGAAGCAGTAAGGGCAGGCCACAAAATTTGTCCTCAGAAGCCCTCTCACCTGACACAGCAGAATCAGAGCCAGGGGAGATACTGCTAATAGACTGCAAGCATTCCCAAGCCTGCAAACTATTTCTTCGAATTTAAACTGGCGCCCCTGTGACGTCACCGCCGTGGCCCTAGTGCGCACGCGCAGTTACCGCTATGcgcgtgcgcgaaccaagcctcgatctcgcgccggctccgcgcatgcgcagagcggccGCGAAAACGAAACCAGGAAGTGAACGGCGGCTGGAACACAGAGGGAACCAGCCGCCATATCAGCCAATTACACTGTACCCGACAGTGCGGGGGAGGCACAGAATACAAGCAGACAAAACAGAGGGAAGGATTAACACAAACTGCTGCCATGAAAAGAAAATGGAACGGACTCACCACTCCTACTGCGATCGAGACCTGGGTCAGGTAAGACAGCACAGACCGGACTTATTCCTGGGCAACAAGGGTCACCTGCTAGTAGCTAGGCTGTATGACCAGTATGGGGTTTGCCTGCCAGTGGCTAGGATTACACCGTCTTCAGCGCCTCTTCCATATGCCCTTTCCataccctgctagtagctagggcttattgGAATACTGCGACCCTTGCATAGGAATCGCTCGCCAGATCTGACCGCAGGGAGAAATAAACTTCAGGTAGAAAGACCATCTTAGCTAGGtccttggaggaggacaaaaaaagaacacggctgctggtgaggagcaaagatttatgggagtagtgtcctatagggtagtagaggcgggactaaacccacacgttggctgccatggagtctgtcaggaaagtggGCTTTAAAAAACTCATTCAAACCCTTGATAAGCGCTACCAAGTGCCCTCTCGTAATTATTTTTCACATGTTGCAATCCCTGCTCTGTATGTCAAATGTCGTGAAACAGTTGAAACAGAATTGCGAGATGTACTAAATTTTGCAGCAACTTCAGATTTATGGTCCAGCAGAGCAATGGAACCATACATGAGCTTAACGATCCATTTCATTAATGATGATTTTCAGATGAACAGTCGGTGCctacaaactgtttttttccctGAGGACCACACTGGCGAAGCTTTGGCACAGGGATTAAAGGATGCTCTCATAAACTGGAAATTGGAGGAGAAAAATCTTGTGTGCATCACTACAGACAACGGAAGCAACATTGTAAAGGCCATATCCATAAATCACTGGACACGACTGCAGTGTTTTGGCCATAGGCTTCATCTCGCAATAGAGAATGCAATGAAGGACCCACGAATTGAGCGTGCAATGGGTTTGTGCAAAAAGCTTGTCGGGTGTTTCAGCTACagttggaggaggaagagggagcttTCTGAGGCACAAAAACAACTCTGTTTACCAGACCACAAGCTCAAGACAGAGTGCCCAACAAGGTGGGGATCTAGGCAGGCTATGGTGAGGAGGATACTTGAGCAGCAAGCTGCCATTACCCATGTCCTCTCTTCTGACCGCAAGGCTAGGCACCTCTTGCCAACATGGCAAGACCTAGAGGTCTTGGAGGCTGTGGACAAGACTCTCACCCCACTGGCAGACTTCACAGATGCTCTTTCAGGAGAGCAGTATGTCAGTGTCTCTTCTGTGAAACCTGCTCTCCACCTATTTCAGTCTTCTGTTTTGGCTGTTAAGGAAGAGGACTCTGATCTTATTTGCACAATGAAATCAAAGATCATGGGGTATCTGGAGGAAAAATATCAGGACCAAAAAACACAAGACCTTCTTGACATAGCCACAACCCTCGATCCCAGGTTTAAGATGACTTACGTCAATGAGGATAACAGAACTGCTGTCCAGAACAGACTAAAAGATGAGATGTCAAAGCTAACAACAGTTAAGGAAAGCCCCCCTACATTTACTAGTAGTAGCAGTGGTCCTGCAAGTGCAAAGAAGACTTGAAAGACCTTAGGTAGCTTTTTCAAAGCAGCACAAAGTGAAGGGGCACCAGATCCAGCCTCAGGCTCACAGCAACAACAATCCAAAAGCTTGTCCTTGGAGCTACACTCTTATCTGTTCTTAGGCAACACTGACAGTGAAGATGATCCATTAGGCTGGTGGAAGGCTCATAAGGAGCAGTATCCAAGATTGTCTGCACTGGCCAGAAAATACCTTTTGCATTCCTGCAACCAGTTCCCCTTCTGAAAGGGTTTTTAGCACAGGGGGCAACATTGTCACTTGTCGCCGTTCTGCACTGAAGCCACAAAATTTGGATAGGCTTGTGTTTCTAGCTAAGAATCTTTAAATGTAAATCTGTTTATCTACTGACATGATACCTGAATGTTTTTTGTAATGTAATTTCTTTATTTCACATTAAATTGTTTTTCATTACTTTAAATTCGTTTGAAGCAATTGGCTATTTATTGCCATTTGGTTTGATAACCTAATGTCCAGAAGTTGTAAAcctttaaaataaaattatttttttgagaatcgtgagagaatcgtgatctttattccaagcaaaagaATCGTAATTCTcctttttcccagaatcgtgcagctctacccgcAGGTATAGGCAACTAGGGGTGTAGTGGGGCTAAAACATTTGGTAATGGAGGGTAGGTTGAGCACATTCCCGGAAGTTAAAGAAAAGTACAATCTACCCAATTGGATGTTTTTCCACTTTCTGCAAGTGAGACATGCGTTTCAACATCAGTTTCCCAGTGGTATCACCCTCAAGTCAGACCCGATAGAGCAATTGTTGACCACCAAAGTCCTGATAGCACCCCTATCATCAATATACTTCCACATATCAGCTTCCATGCCCACTAAACTAACTAAAGCATTTGCGAGCTGGAAAGGGGATTCGCCATCTCTTGAGGAGAGAGATGGAGGCTGGCTGCCATCTACCCGGACAGGTCCCCAGCCTGCCCTAGATGTGGAGACCCAGAGGCCTCCTTTATACATATGACATGGTCATGTCCTCTATGACGTTAACCAGGCAGCGGGGACCTCTATCCCACTATGCCCTGAAACTATGTTGTTGAATGTGACTGCTGACCCTAGTGTGGGAAAATACACCAATTTGTTTATGGCATACTCTACTTACTATGCCCGTAAGGAAATGATGCTGAGTTGGAAATCCAGGGTGCTGCCCACCATCACCACCTGGAGGAATACCCTAAACGCTGTATTAACCCTATATGAGATAACATATATTAAAGGAATTGTCCGAGTAAATTCGACAAGATATGGTCCTCATGGATAGACTCCTGGGGATCCCTGCCATTGGAGGTATCTCCACCCAACCCAGAAGTTGACTCCTAGCTCTAACCCTATGGGGCGGGGGGGATCATGTACCAGGAACAGTTCGCGtatgctccccctcctccttcccctcccccccatgtcttccccttcccttttacctgcttctcatgcctcccccccccccttattctcccCTTTGGGGAAACCCCACCTATCACAACTATCTAGAACTGGTTCGGGTGAGGGAGTTCTCCTGGTAGTAATCTACTAACCATAATTACAACTCTGTTGAATGCTTGGCAGCTATTGATGGTGCAATTACCTGTGAATAATTTTACTGGAATCATACCAATACTCTACTTCATGTACATTATGCTGTAAACTGACATGTGAACATTGACGTTGGaaataaaatttacctttgttaaaaaaaaaagaagctgattggctgccatgcacagctgcaccagatttttaaaATCTACCTCACATTGTCTTTTTGAGATTTATTGCTCAGAAAAACTGGGATAGGTAATAGG
Proteins encoded:
- the LOC141147209 gene encoding E3 SUMO-protein ligase ZBED1-like is translated as MESVRKVGFKKLIQTLDKRYQVPSRNYFSHVAIPALYVKCRETVETELRDVLNFAATSDLWSSRAMEPYMSLTIHFINDDFQMNSRCLQTVFFPEDHTGEALAQGLKDALINWKLEEKNLVCITTDNGSNIVKAISINHWTRLQCFGHRLHLAIENAMKDPRIERAMGLCKKLVGCFSYSWRRKRELSEAQKQLCLPDHKLKTECPTRWGSRQAMVRRILEQQAAITHVLSSDRKARHLLPTWQDLEVLEAVDKTLTPLADFTDALSGEQYVSVSSVKPALHLFQSSVLAVKEEDSDLICTMKSKIMGYLEEKYQDQKTQDLLDIATTLDPRFKMTYVNEDNRTAVQNRLKDEMSKLTTVKESPPTFTSSSSGPASAKKT